A single window of Oreochromis aureus strain Israel breed Guangdong linkage group 7, ZZ_aureus, whole genome shotgun sequence DNA harbors:
- the LOC116333633 gene encoding sialidase-3-like isoform X2: MKTGTVNNDQTTNELIVTWSDLKLVKEAHLEGHRPMNPCPVYDKTNKKLFLFFVCVKGIVSECWQRFWGCNNTRLCYITSTDAGKTWSQVTDLTDALAEVKQWATFAVGPGHGIQGQSDRLIVPVYGYVSCSNSFCCIMCYCAVSRALCLYSDDKGVTWQFGNLLEKESGECEMAEICDDKGNRSIYCNARSSEGHRVEAVSADNGEDFGILPNGTLVETGSGCQGSVVSFPIQNEGIKRKAEQSQDPRWLLFSHPNDKGERKDLGVYLNKSPHEPKNWSSPWIINKGPSGYSDLVYIGDGMFACLMERGDNSEIEQIAFSIFSYNEVKKGTEE, translated from the coding sequence TGGTCCGATCTGAAACTGGTGAAGGAGGCACATCTGGAAGGACATCGTCCGATGAACCCCTGCCCGGTGTATGACAAGACCAATAAAAAACTTTTCCTGTTCTTCGTTTGCGTTAAAGGTATAGTGTCAGAGTGTTGGCAGAGGTTCTGGGGCTGCAATAACACCCGTCTCTGCTATATTACATCCACTGATGCTGGTAAAACGTGGAGCCAAGTGACTGACTTGACTGATGCACTGGCCGAAGTTAAACAATGGGCCACATTTGCTGTTGGGCCAGGCCATGGTATTCAAGGACAGAGTGATAGATTGATTGTTCCAGTTTATGGTTATGTTTCTTGCTCCAACTCATTTTGTTGTATAATGTGTTATTGTGCTGTCTCACGTGCACTCTGCCTTTACAGTGATGACAAGGGTGTTACTTGGCAATTTGGCAACCTGCTTGAAAAAGAATCAGGTGAATGTGAAATGGCAGAGATTTGCGATGACAAAGGCAACAGGTCCATCTACTGCAATGCCCGAAGTTCTGAAGGCCATCGTGTTGAAGCTGTCAGTGCTGATAATGGTGAGGATTTTGGTATTCTGCCAAATGGCACACTAGTGGAAACAGGCAGTGGATGTCAGGGAAGTGTGGTGTCCTTTCCAATTCAAAACGAAGGTATAAAAAGAAAGGCGGAGCAAAGTCAGGACCCCAGATGGCTACTTTTTTCACACCCAAATGATAAGGGCGAAAGAAAGGATCTAGGAGTGTATCTGAACAAATCTCCACATGAGCCAAAAAACTGGAGCTCACCCTGGATCATCAACAAAGGTCCCAGTGGTTACTCAGACCTGGTTTACATTGGGGATGGgatgtttgcatgtttaatGGAGCGTGGGGATAACAGTGAAATTGAACAGATAGCTTTCTCAATTTTTAGCTACAATGAAGTCAAGAAGGGTACTGAAGAGTAA